A single region of the Gorilla gorilla gorilla isolate KB3781 chromosome 1, NHGRI_mGorGor1-v2.1_pri, whole genome shotgun sequence genome encodes:
- the SYPL2 gene encoding synaptophysin-like protein 2 isoform X2: MSSTESAGRTADKSPRQQVDRLLVGLRWRRLEEPLGFIKVLQWLFAIFAFGSCGSYSGETGAMVRCNNEAKDVSSIIVAFGYPFRLHRIQYEMPLCDEESSSKTMHLMGDFSAPAEFFVTLGIFSFFYTMAALVIYLRFHNLYTENKRFPLVLFGFINFFLWAGNCWFVFKETPWHGQRQGQDQDQDQDQDQGQGPRQESAAEQGAVEKQ; encoded by the exons ATGTCCTCGACCGAGAGCGCCGGCCGCACGGCGGACAAGTCGCCGCGCCAGCAG GTGGACCGCCTACTCGTGGGGCTGCGCTGGCGGCGGCTGGAGGAGCCGCTGGGCTTCATCAAAGTTCTCCAGTGG CTCTTTGCTATTTTCGCCTTCGGGTCCTGTGGCTCCTACAGCGGGGAGACAGGAGCAATGGTTCGCTGCAACAACGAAGCCAAGGACGTGAGCTCCATCATCGTTGCATTTGGCTATCCCTTCAG GTTGCACCGGATCCAATATGAGATGCCCCTCTGCGATGAAGAGTCCAGCTCCAAGACCATGCACCTCATGGGGGACTTCTCTGCACCCGCCGAGTTCTTCGTGACCCTTGGCATCTTTTCCTTCTTCTATACCATGGCTGCCCTAGTTATCTACCTGCGCTTCCACAACCTCTACACAGAGAACAAACGCTTCCCGCTGGTG CTCTTTGGCTTTATCAACTTCTTCCTGTGGGCCGGGAACTGTTGGTTTGTTTTCAAGGAGACCCCGTGGCATGGACAGCGCCAGGGCCAGGACCAGGACCAGGACCAGGACCAGGACCAGGGCCAGGGTCCCCGCCAGGAGAGTGCAGCTGAGCAGGGAGCAGTGGAGAAGCAGTAA
- the SYPL2 gene encoding synaptophysin-like protein 2 isoform X1, giving the protein MSSTESAGRTADKSPRQQVDRLLVGLRWRRLEEPLGFIKVLQWLFAIFAFGSCGSYSGETGAMVRCNNEAKDVSSIIVAFGYPFRLHRIQYEMPLCDEESSSKTMHLMGDFSAPAEFFVTLGIFSFFYTMAALVIYLRFHNLYTENKRFPLVDFCVTVSFTFFWLVAAAAWGKGLTDVKGATRPSSLTAAMSVCHGEEAVCSAGATPSMGLANISVLFGFINFFLWAGNCWFVFKETPWHGQRQGQDQDQDQDQDQGQGPRQESAAEQGAVEKQ; this is encoded by the exons ATGTCCTCGACCGAGAGCGCCGGCCGCACGGCGGACAAGTCGCCGCGCCAGCAG GTGGACCGCCTACTCGTGGGGCTGCGCTGGCGGCGGCTGGAGGAGCCGCTGGGCTTCATCAAAGTTCTCCAGTGG CTCTTTGCTATTTTCGCCTTCGGGTCCTGTGGCTCCTACAGCGGGGAGACAGGAGCAATGGTTCGCTGCAACAACGAAGCCAAGGACGTGAGCTCCATCATCGTTGCATTTGGCTATCCCTTCAG GTTGCACCGGATCCAATATGAGATGCCCCTCTGCGATGAAGAGTCCAGCTCCAAGACCATGCACCTCATGGGGGACTTCTCTGCACCCGCCGAGTTCTTCGTGACCCTTGGCATCTTTTCCTTCTTCTATACCATGGCTGCCCTAGTTATCTACCTGCGCTTCCACAACCTCTACACAGAGAACAAACGCTTCCCGCTGGTG GACTTCTGTGTGACTGTCTCCTTCACCTTCTTCTGGCTGGTAGCTGCAGCTGCCTGGGGCAAGGGCCTGACCGATGTCAAGGGGGCCACACGACCATCCAGCTTGACAGCAGCCATGTCCGTGTGCCATGGAGAGGAAGCAGTGTGCAGTGCCGGGGCCACGCCCTCTATGGGCCTGGCCAACATCTCCGTG CTCTTTGGCTTTATCAACTTCTTCCTGTGGGCCGGGAACTGTTGGTTTGTTTTCAAGGAGACCCCGTGGCATGGACAGCGCCAGGGCCAGGACCAGGACCAGGACCAGGACCAGGACCAGGGCCAGGGTCCCCGCCAGGAGAGTGCAGCTGAGCAGGGAGCAGTGGAGAAGCAGTAA